The following coding sequences lie in one Rhizobium rhododendri genomic window:
- a CDS encoding diacylglycerol kinase: protein MSKSAVTKETGVRHFFAAAGYSWGGFRRLLKEAAFRQELLFFVVAQIILVATGTRLSDILVSIFLFLGLFAAEALNTAVEEVIDRISPELSNVGKHAKDLGSFAVFCMLVACGLHLAFTVFSHYWLG, encoded by the coding sequence TTGTCGAAATCAGCAGTGACCAAGGAAACCGGCGTCCGACACTTCTTCGCCGCCGCCGGCTATTCCTGGGGAGGTTTTCGCCGCCTGCTGAAGGAAGCGGCCTTCCGGCAGGAACTACTGTTCTTCGTCGTCGCGCAAATCATCCTCGTTGCCACCGGCACGCGGCTTTCCGATATCCTGGTGTCGATCTTCCTGTTCCTCGGACTGTTCGCAGCCGAAGCACTGAATACGGCAGTCGAAGAGGTCATCGACCGCATCTCGCCGGAGCTCTCGAACGTCGGCAAACACGCGAAGGACCTGGGCTCCTTCGCCGTCTTCTGCATGCTCGTCGCCTGCGGCCTCCACCTCGCCTTCACCGTGTTCAGCCACTACTGGCTCGGGTGA